The sequence acagctggacaaTCCGCTGTCCTGGGCTCTCCCAGCTGTTTGCTGTAAGGGCTCCCAGGCCTCgcaggaggaggctggaagTCCCTCACTGACATCTCAGGTGCCTAATGTCTTTGTGCCCCTGCAAGGACTGCCTGTCTCTCGTTTGTGCCCCTGCAAGGGCTGCCTGTCTCTCGTAATTTTGAGATGCTTGAACGTGTCCAGagagggcaacaaggctggtgaagggcttggaacacaagccTTATGAGGAACGTttgaaggagctggggttgtttagcccggagaagaggaggcttagaggtgaccttattgctctctacaacttcctgaagggagcctgtagacaggtgggggtcagtctccTCCACCgggcagcaactgacagaaccagaggacacagtctcaagctaTGTCAGGGGAGGTataggttggatgttaggaaaaaatttttcaccgaaataataataaagtactggaacgctcttcccagagaggtggtggaatcatcatctctggatgtgtttaagaaaaggctggacatggcacttggtgctATAGTCTAGACTCTGAGTTGAGGTCTTAGGacataggttggactcgatgatcttggaggtctcttccaacctcattaTTATGTGATTCTGTGGATTCTCTGGGCATGGCTGCAGTTTGTAGGTGGATCTTCCACCTGTGCAAATTAAATGATGAAATGGTTtttaggtcttttttttttttctttgcaaaagtgTCCTGTTAAGACACGATGCTCAAATACAATCTTTTCTCTGGCAGCCTAGATAGCTGCCAGTGTGTTGAgttaaacacacacacacacacacacacagatatatttGTTATTGGTTTTCCATGCTGTTACAATCTACTCTGAGACTTGTAAActctatttccatttcttgcAGAATCTTTCTGAGTCTCTTCCAGGGTCTGAGCTCCACTGAGACCTTGTCtcagctctgttctgctctgtcaaattcagctccttccctgccactTCAGAGTTAAGCCCCTACCCCAAAATTTAGACTGTTTGGCATTCATTCCTGCAGCTGAGTAGAGCTCCTTTAGCAGTGGAATCTGCCCAAGAGGCACTGGGAATGGGTGAGGACTGCAAGGCTAGGCTGCTGCTAGGCTCCTGTGGTTATGTAAAAAAGGAGGCAGCTAGATAGGTTTGTTAAGGAAATTTCAGAAGAATGGGAAATTGGCTCTGGATAAAGTGTTCTGGGAACTCCTTTCTTTTTTCGATTCACACAAAGATTCTTGACTTTTATCCTTGCCTAGGTTCACTTGTCACATGTATGAAAACAGTGCTTGCGtttatttgaaaagcaaacaaaacccaaatactACTCTACCCCCAAAAACAATAATTTGATGGGGATTGAACAGCTTCCATGGCCAACTACTTCAGAAAATGTGTCAATATGATCTGACTACAGTGATGGGCTGGTGGGGATTGAACAGCTTCCATGGCCAACTACTACTTCAGAAAATGTGTCAATATGATGCGACTACAGTGATGGGCTGATTTTTAGTAGTTGTAATGATGGCAAATCCTGAGATGGCTTCAAGGTAGAAATGAATGCGTGAACTCATCTGACACAACTACACCACCCAAATAACTGTAGTCTCAAAAGTAGTCATTTTGTGACTTGTTAACAGACAAATCTGGTGGCCTTCATTGAGGGCAGGAGAGATTTGAACGTGCTGGGCAGTGTAAGGGTGCTCTGGGAGCCTGTGGAGGGGCAGGTTGTGCAGCCctcactgcagcagtgcctgggaatCTGTGCCTCTGCCAGTCCCCTCCAGCACTGGGGGTCTGGTTCCACACAATTCACCACTGCAGGAGTCTGCAAccaaacacagagctggcaaGGGGCTAAGAGTCTTGTTAGAGGGAACCTAAACTTTCAGAACTTCTTGTGACTCTAGTAGCCATTCCTGGCTGGAAGAACTAGTTCATGGAGCTGTTACAACCCTGACATCTACATGAATTAACAGGTTTTCCTCACCAGGTATGAGGGTGAAGTGAATTCTGCAGAGAATAGCTACACACGTGCCAATTCCATCACATTATGTAAATAGCCTGTGACTAATGGAGAAATctatgaaatgaaatgaaagaaatgaaatgaagtgaaatgaaatggaaattaaataaaaggcaTCAGTCAGTGCACTTGCATGGAAACCAAAGGAACCTTGTTTAAAAATGAGTGATAGCAGACAAGATAATTCTACAGTTGCCATTGTGGAATATTTCTAAGTGTCTTATTAGCATAGAATTGAAAGGACAATGTTGTTTATGGAGTCTATGAGGTTCCACTCAATTCTGCAGCTTGTCTGACCCTTCCTTGTGAGGTTTCTCAAAGCTTTGCTACAGATTCACTctaatttttaaagtgcttttctATGTCTACTTATGTCtatttttctgtccctgttttcatttttttttctttctctgccttagtttttaaaatttttctttctgtctccttttatTGAACTGGCTATTCCtattatttagtttttttcttgcttgtcaCATACCctgttgctttttaatttttcttgtgtcttttgtctttttttttttttttctctactctCATCCTGATGCTTTACAGGGTCACCTTAGCACACTGCTATGTCTGGAGCATACTTTGTACACTTCTGGGTTTGTCAGGACATCTCTGGAGGTCacctcttctcctcctttgtgtcctctcttccttctcatTTGTCTCCACTGGGTCAGCAGCTCCCTGACACATCTGAAGTCTGGTCAGTTCCTTCCTTTGTGCCCTTGAGCCATGCTCTGTTTGCTCCATGGCTATCCCTTTGAcctgcagcaggctctgcatCTCTCTTGGACCTTTGGATCTTTCTTTGGACCATTTAGTGATTCTTGGTGTTCTGGTGCCCTGTTTGAAAGAGAAGGGTCCTACCCCAGTGACAGAGAGTACAATTCatcagctgggcagggtgatGGTTTTACACAGGGTAATGTTTATTTGTCAGTCAATGGGAGAAATCAAAGTCTTTAAAtcacacacagcactggcactgctttTCTCCACAGACAAGATTACAGTAAATAATCAGCTGAGCCCTTTGCTCAATGGAATAATTTCCACAGTGGATGCCAGTTCCCAAGTATCTAATCCTAGTTATAGGTGCTTGAAGTGAAACCAATCAGCCATAAAATACACAGACATGTTAGGACACAGTTCATTTACAAGGATGTTTATAAATATATTGGTCTAGTCTGCATGACCAACCACTCAAACAAAGCTCTTAGACagtcttcattttttaaaaactaagaCTTTTTACACTGGAATAGCATCTGGGAGTTCAGGCTCCCCCTCTAGCTTTCTGTAGTTCATTCCATGGTGCTGCTCCCCCGAGGAAGCTCACAATCCTCCAGCTGGTTGCATCAGGTAACAACTTGCTGCTGAGAAAGGCTGTTAGTATTTTTTCTACTTGGCTGTACCAGTAAAACAAGGGAAAATAGTCATCAGCATTACCCAAGACAGGGCAACATTTGCCAGTTTAACTTGAGCAATCTTTAAGTATTAGGTATTGCAGTTACATTTACCGCTGTCACACACCATGTTGGAGTCCATAACActtatgctttaaaaacaagTCATTACTCTTTGTTCCTATTCCTGTCACAGTCAATTGGCTCCTACTGACTTGGCTGGAAGTTCAGTATCAGGACGCACAGGAAGCCAGTGGATGTAGTGAGAGAATGTGCAGGGCTGAGGGTGACGTGTCTGAGACAGCGAGGGTCCTCTGCTCCACTAACATGATTGTTACAAGTGCAGCATCAAGGAGAGACACTTGATGACTGAGAGCTCAGAACAGAAATGGAGCACCCATCAACACTTGAGTCAAATGAAAGTGtgagaaagaaatgagaaggaGAAATCAAGGCACAAGTATTATTGTTCACTTTTGATTCTGAAGCAGTGTCATTGCTCAGAGAGCTCCCACCTGCTAATGAAGAACCCTCTTATACCAGGATTTTCAGACTGGAAGGAAAGATTGAGCGCTTAACTCTGATCAGGATCTCAGGAGTAGACAATTGGTATTACAAAAAGTGATGgcaatcttcttttttttgcctgtcTAATGCATACTGCCCAAGCACTTCTATGGAGAGACAGTAGAGAGACCATCCATCAGCATCACATAATGTAAACCAGAATTAATTTCATGGCTGTTTTAAAACCACTTGGGACATGATATTAAAAACACCTGTGCTGTAAAAGTAAGCTTGtcgatgggatgggatgggatgggatgggatgggagccACTTAGGCCAAGTTCACACATGGGAATCTCAGCTGGGCCTGATTCAAACATTAAATACTGTCTGAGACATTTGTCAGTGAGGGTAATCTGAACTGGTGTGCTAATACTAATAAATTAGAGTAAATTTAGAATGTCATGTGCTTGTAAAATGCTTTAACCATGGGCCCAAAAGCTGTAAAGAGTGTACTTAAATTTGAGAAAGGTGGTGATAGAGATCTGTGTTCCTAACCCAGGGAAATACAGTTGATAGCCCAGCCTCCAGCAAGTGTGACACCAGCATTTGTTAAAATGCTGTTCAGGGAATGACCTTCTGACAGGAGTAGATGGTTTTCAGTACAGGTACTGGGATCCCCAAGAAAAAAGTGAAGTTCCTGGATCAGATTTGCTCCCAGTCAAGCCAGGTGCAATGAAGACAGAGAGTCACTTTGTTACCCAGGAGTGTCAGTGGTGAgagaagcagctccagcccctccccttcaccaaagcacagccagcccctctGAATGCAGGGCCCCAGTGTCATTGACTGCAAGTTACTGCTTTTAACTTGATTCAATGCCTGTTGTGCTGAACAAACAGATGATGTGCATCAGCAATAAAGGCAGGCCAGTGACCTGGGTTGAAGTTCACAGAACTAGTTAATACTGAGATACTCTCAACAGTCTAGTCTGCTCATTGGCCTTTAGCAGGTATTTATCTGTCTCCTGGGTTCCTTTCTATGATGTACAAGGCAAGTGCTTAAGTTAAGGTTTGTGTAATCAATTCCAAATGCATGATATTTgatttaattaggaaaaaatccctAAATCATGCCAAAGGTAATCCATACCTATCATTCAGACTCTTGATTACCATGTCACTTATTCTGCCATTCTTGCTCTTCTGATGGGGTTGCCCTTACAACTTCTAAGGGCTCAGACACGAAGAGGTTTCACCGAGGCCTTTTATCTCAGTGTGATTCGGGGGCACTTATACAACCTGAGTATCTTCAGGAGCTGGTGAGGCTCTTGTGCCAGAGCTCCTCTGATCAGCAGAGTGGTGCAGACAGTCTGAACTAATGCGGGAACAAGGGAACTGTGCCCGAACCCTTTAGGAACTGGATGGCTATGGAAAGTGATTTTCCCTCTCCAAGAGAACCTTATAGCCTTAAGGTGAGTTTCATCACAGCTGAGTCATCAAGGAGCTCATTGTAATTTGAATGTGAATTCTTTTTGCTTAAGTGGGGTATTAATAAAATGCTGAAGTTAGAGAATTATTTACAAGGAGCCTTAAGTAAAAGTGTTAGAACTGGGGGTTTTGAAactcataagaaaaaaaaaaagaaggagctTTAGCAGTGCAAGtaagtatttatatttaatttgaacAAGAGGAAGTATGGTGAGTTTTTGGACAAAAGTGTTCTAAGTACTGTATTTAAACAGCTCAATATTAACTGATTATTTATGATGTCACTATATCATGGATCAAGAAGTTTGGCTATTGTTTTGGCCTCACTGGAAagtggtttttaaaatgcttctttgcACTGTGTTACAAAAGAAActattttcaaacacagaaactgtgtttctgtgaaCAGAAATTACCACATCTACTCAAGTGTGCCCTCTTGCTAGCTCAGAAATGTGGGGGAAAATATTGCTGAAATTAAGATGCAAACCTAATTTTCTACTCAAAGAGAAATCTGAGTAAGTAGCTAAAACTAAATTTACTCTGAATTCATAGGGGTTTTTTAGCTAAAACTAAATTTACTCTGAATTCataggttgtttttttgttttgataacAGATTCTAAAAGGTCTGTTGTAAGGAGCAGTGATGATGGTAAGAGAAAGCAATGATCTTTACTGGTGGTTTGGAGAATGCAATGCTTTTAGGAGAAATgctaaatatatatttcatctTGAACAACATTATTCTGAGTGAAACTTGCAGTACATCAAATGGGTTCTGTTTTAGTGTTcataaagagaaacaaaagtccAGCTCTAGCCTTTTCCCTtgttaaaatacaatttctggGCTGAACTGGTACTTAGCCAAAGCAAACTGCATGAGGGGGTTGAAAGAAAGGTGGTGGAGTGTTAGGATAACTTCAAGGGCCTTCCTTACAGTGTGAACTGCCTCTAAGCTGCAGATTAACCAGGGAGGGTATTGATGTAgggctggaaaataaaaattccagaaaagTGTGTGAAAGGCTTCAGCAGTTAGGAATACCACAGTGTCCAGGGTTTACCTGGGGGAAGCCAAGTGCTTAGGAAGGACAACCCCATCAGTGGCTGAAGTGGAAACAATTTTATTGGCATGAAGGTAGCATGCCAGTGACTTGAAAACTGTGGATTAAAAAAGTCAGATGATAATACtgtttataatttattattcttGATCTTTAGGACTGTTGGAAGTGATTTATCAGCATTAATACTATCATAAAGTACCTGTTAAGAGTGTGCCTATGGGAGCATAATCCTGGTTTTGCTGAACTAAATGGCAGACTTCCTCTAAACTTGGTATCATGaccaagagctgcagaaaaagtcAATCTGCAATAAAATGTAGAATTTTGGAAACTGCAGTTAGATTATTTTATATATCCACATGGGGATTATTTAACTTCAGAGATCCCTTCGATGCATCTGTTTGCAAGTTTGAAAGTGCAATATTTTCATATTCCTCTTGTGATGCTGAGCATCTGCAGTGGTGAGCTAATACTATCAGATCCTTCTGAAAGTTCCTGTTCAGAAATCCGTAAAAGATGGGATTGATGCATGTTGAGATCATGGCCACAAGGTGGCAGATTGTAAATGCCAGGTTATGATTACAGCTCATTAGTGCCTCGTAGTTCCAGTCAAAAACCACATTGAATATGTTGAGAGGCAACCAGCAAGCTGCAAAGGTCACAACAATTGATACCAGCATCATATTGatccttttgttttcactcaGCCTGTTCTCATTCTCTCTCATCCTGTCTATTTTACCTCGTCTCCTTCGAAGACATACAAATATCCTGAGAtagcagataaaaataaaccccagtgGGAAGCAGTACTGGAAAACCAGCAGGCTAGTGGTGAAAATCAGTCTCTCTGTAAGAGATGGCCATGCTTCGATGCAAGCAACTTTGTTCTTGTAGAAATCACTGTGGAAGGACAGATGTTTGAAGGGTTCATCTGTTATTTGGTGGAATACTAAAAAAGGAGTGGATATGATGAGGGAAAGCCCCCAGATGAAAAGAATTCCCCAATAAGCATGTGAAATATTAGGCTTCCAGCCACGTGGGTTCACAATTAACTGGTATCTCTCAATAGCAATGAGTACAAGTGAGAAAATGGAGACTGTGACGGACAGACTTTGTATGAAAGAGCCTATTTTACACATTGCTTCCCCAAATATCCAGTGGTCCATTAAGGTATATGCAACTGTGACAGGAATGCACATGATACAGATCAAGACATCTGATACAGAGAGGTTGGCAATCAAAATGTTGGTGACATTTTGagcttctttccttctttttattataataattaagCAAAGATTTCCAACAAGCCCCACTAGTGTAACCAATGTGTAAGCTGTAATAAGCAAGAATTCTGCAAGGGAGGAAAGTTGGCATGTATCAAAGTTCAAAAACTGAGAGAGGCTAATGTTAGAGATAGTTTGATTCAGGATCTCACTGGGATGCTGAACAGCTTTATCCATCCTGAAGCATCTTCCAACCTATGGACAAAACCTTGCATTATTTACTTTGCATGGAGATTTTCAAAGCAGTCCTTAAAGTTATGAGCAAATCTAACATGATTAATTACAGTACTGGATAAGCACATGGTTACTAGTGGGTTTATGTATCTCTGTGGAAGGAGGTTGATGTCACCTTTCTGAGGTTCTGCACTGGCAGTGCTACAGATCTATAACTGATGTGCAAGAAAAAGCTGTGATAGCAGCTCTGATTAAACTTGTATGGACACTTTCATACAAATCCTCTTTTAACAGTTGTGGATAGTTTGCCTTTCAGAATAAAGTATTCTAAGATCTGTCTCT is a genomic window of Ficedula albicollis isolate OC2 chromosome 13, FicAlb1.5, whole genome shotgun sequence containing:
- the LOC101815223 gene encoding neuropeptide Y receptor type 6-like — its product is MDKAVQHPSEILNQTISNISLSQFLNFDTCQLSSLAEFLLITAYTLVTLVGLVGNLCLIIIIKRRKEAQNVTNILIANLSVSDVLICIMCIPVTVAYTLMDHWIFGEAMCKIGSFIQSLSVTVSIFSLVLIAIERYQLIVNPRGWKPNISHAYWGILFIWGLSLIISTPFLVFHQITDEPFKHLSFHSDFYKNKVACIEAWPSLTERLIFTTSLLVFQYCFPLGFIFICYLRIFVCLRRRRGKIDRMRENENRLSENKRINMMLVSIVVTFAACWLPLNIFNVVFDWNYEALMSCNHNLAFTICHLVAMISTCINPIFYGFLNRNFQKDLIVLAHHCRCSASQEEYENIALSNLQTDASKGSLKLNNPHVDI